The genomic region ACCCGCGCTGCTCGTTGCGGTCCGGTAGCGCCGCTCACCGGCCGGGCGACCCTCCGCCGGCGGCGCGACCTCTCGGCACGGTGTAATCTGACGTCCACGATGGCCTGCTCGACAGACCTGGGGGTGATCCGTCGTGGAGGCTGAAGAGTCCGAGTGGGTTCGCGGAACCGACGGATCCTCGGTGATGATCAGCGTGGACGACTCGTTCGCGGACCTCGCGGTCGTCCGGCTGACCGGCGTCCTGACGTTGGCGACCGCACCTCGCGTCTGCGAGACGCTGACCCAGTGCATCGCCGAGCAGCCCGCCGCGGTGATCGCCGACCTGCGGTTCGCCCAGGTGGAGCATCCGCAGCTGCTGAACGTCTTCTCCGTGGTCGCCCGCCGCGCCGCCCTCTGGTCCGGCGTCCAGCTGGTCCTCGTCTCCGGCGCCGCCCTGCAGGGCCGCCTCCGCTTCCCCGCCCGCGCGCTGTCCCGCTTCGTCCGGATCTACCCGACGATGACGATTGCCCGCTCCGCCACCCGCCGAGCCCCGCTCCGCCGCCTGGCCGCGAAGATCCTCCCGCCCACCGAGCTCAGCGCCCACACCGCCCGCACCTACGTCGCCGACGTCTGCAGCACCTGGGGCTGCGCTCCGCTGGCCCCCGAGGCCGCCCTCATCGCCGCCGACCTGGTCCACACCGCGGCCCAGCACTGCACCCACGACCTGGTCCTCCGCCTGGAGCTCCGCCAGGACCTGCTCACCGTCGCCCTCACCTCCGACGCCGAGGCTCCGCTCCCCCGAGTCACCGACCTGACCCACGCCTCCGGCTCCTCCACCACCCGAAACGCCGACCACATCACGTGGACGGTCCTGCGCGCGCCCGGCTGAGGCGTCCTTCCCGCAGACGGCCCGGCTCAGGAAACGTCGGCCGCAGTCAACAGGCGGATCCGCTCGGTCAGACGTCTCGGCAAGTAGAACGCCTGCCAGGCCAACACCCCAGCGCAGAGTCCTGACAGCAGAGTGAGCCCTGCGATGAACCAGGTGGTCCATTCCGGCGCGCCCATCACGCCGGACGTCGCCAGGGCCGTCACAGCGGGAACAGGCGAAAACAGCACGAGCACGGCCTTCGAGGGAACAAGCGCCAGTCGGTGCTGCAAGATCCTCAACGCGGCCGCCCTGATCACCGGATCGGCGACAGCCGCGTGACTTCGCGTGGCACGGACGGCGGCGAGCAACTGGTCAGGTGGCAGGTCTCCGACGGCCGTACGCACCTGCTCGCGCTGCATCCGAGCCGAGGCATCGATCCCGCTGCCGGCCACAGCACCGGCAAGCACACCACAAGCCACCGCCGCCGACCATGGCATCGACGTGAACACCATGGCGACAACGCCAACGACGACCCCTGCAGCAACGCCGGCCGCCACGGCCACTGCCCATCGAGGACTGGTCAGCAAGGAAGGACGCACCGAGCCATCCTCACCCACCCCGTCCACGAACGCCAGGGACAAGTTGCCTCGTCGTACTCCGCGCGGAGTACGACGAGGTGTCTGCCGTGGCCAGACGCGTCAACCCCGCCGGCTTGACAGCGTGATCGTCATGACTTCTCAACTACGGGCGCCCGACCACTCCGGCGCCGACACCAGACCGAAGGGATCACGGACCAAGACCGTGGTGCCGTGGCTCATGCTGGCTGTGTGGATCGGGCTGGTGGTGGGCGGCTTCTCACTCGCCGGCAAACTCGACTCGGTGACCCGCGACGGCCAGGCCGACTACCTGCCGGCCAGCGCCCAGTCGACCAAGGTGCTCCTGGCCGAAGCCGAGCTGCCCGGCGGCGAGAACGGCCTGCTCGTGGTCCTGTACGAACGACCCGGCGGCCTGCGACCGGGCGATCGGGAGGCGGTCGTACGCGGCCACACCGAGCTGGCGCAGCGATTCGGCAACGACACCGCCGCACCGCCCGAGATCATCAACTCCGCCGACGGCACAGCCCTGATGTACGCGCTGCCGCTCAACCGAGAGGCGGTCAACGAGGAGGCCCGCGCCACCGCGGATGCGCGTGACCTTCTCGCCGACCGGCCGAACGGTCTGAATGCCTATGTCACCGGTCCGACCGCGCTAGGGGCCGACATGGACGAGGTCTTCGATGCCGTCGACGCTACGTTGATGCTCGCCACTGCCGTAGTGGTGGCGGTCCTGCTGATCCTGACGTACCGCAGTCCGCTGCTGTGGCTGGTCCCGCTCACGGCGGTCGGGGTCGCGGCGATCATGTCGATGGGTGTTGTCTATGCACTCACCCAGATCTTCGACTTCACCGTGACGAGCATGAGCTCGGCGCTGCTGATCGTCCTGGTCTTCGGCGCGGGCACCGACTACGCCTTGCTTCTCGTGTCTCGGTACCGCGAGGAGCTGCACAACCACGAGCGGCCGATCGACGCGATGCTGGCGGCGCTGCGTGGGGCCGGCCCGGCAATCCTGGCTTCGGCGGCGACGGTGGTCGCCGGCCTGTTGTGCCTGTTGGCCGCGGATCTCAACAGCACCAGCGGTCTCGGCCCCGTGGGTGCGGCTGGCATCGGGTCCACGCTGCTCGTCATGTTGACGCTTTTCCCGGCCCTGCTGGTGGTGCTCGGGCGCCGGGTCTTTTGGCCGTTCGTGCCGCGACTCGGGGTTGAGGCACACGCAGCTGGTTCGCGGTGGGCTCGGCTCGGCGAGCTGGTTGCGCGCCGCCGCGTCGTCAGCTGGGCGGTGCCGCTGGTGATCCTGGGCGCCCTCGCGCTGGGCACAGTGGGCGCCAGCGGCTCGCTTCCGCAGCTGGACCAGTTCGCCCGTTCGACACCGGAATCGGTGGCCGGGGCGAAGCTGATCGAGGCGCGCTACCCCGACCAGAGCGGTCAGCCGCTCACCGTGATGAGTCGGCCGAACCAGAGCCGCGCGGTCCTGGCCGCCGTGAAAAGCACCCCGGGGGTTGCCGAAGCCGAGATCGGCCGGACCAGTGACGACTGGGTGGAGATCTCCGTGATCCCGGCCGACTCGCCCGAAAGCGCTGGTGAGACGGCAATGATCAAGCGGCTGCGGCAGCACGTGCACGAGGTCGCCGGCGAAGCCGTGCTGGTCGGTGGGCCGAGTGCCGAAAGGCTTGACGAGGCCGAGACCAACAAGAGCGACCGCAATCTGGTGATGCCGCTGATCTTGCTGGTGGTGCTCGCCATCCTCGGGATCCTGCTGCGGGCGATCGTGGCTCCGCTGGTCCTGGTCGCCACCGTCGTGGTGTCGTTCTTCGGAGCCCTCGGACTGTGCAATCTGTTGTTCGAGCAAGTACTCGGTTTCGCCGGGTTGGAGCCGTCAGTACCCCTGATCGGGTTTCTTTTCCTGGTCGCACTCGGAGTCGACTACAACATCTTCTTGATGACCCGGGTCCGTGAGGAAGCCGCCCGGCACGGCACGGTCGAGGGCACGAAGCTTGGCCTCGCGGTGACCGGTGGCGTGATCACCTCAGCCGGCGTCGTGCTCGCGGCGACGTTCGCGGTGCTCGCCACGCTGCCGCTCGTCATGCTCGTCGAGATTGGGATACTGGTCGCCGTCGGCGTGCTCATCGACACCTTGCTGGTGCGGTCCATCGTGGTTCCCGCACTGACGATGTCGCTGGGTTCGCGGATCTGGTGGCCCAGCAAGCTCTGGCGCACGGGATAGGACTGTGTCGATGACCCTGTCGATGACACTGTGGGACCGATGATGGCGCTCCGTCCGTCAGTAGCCGATCGGCTGCTGGCGGCGGGGGCGTTCGTGCTCGGCGTCGTCGTCGCGATCACGCTCCAGGCGGTCGATTTCGACGGCGAGCGCAACGTGGATCTGTGGGCGATCGCGCTTCTGGGCGCGATGTCGGCGCCGTTGCTGGCCCGCCGGCGCCGGCCGATCATCGTCGTCCTCGCGGTCCTCGCCGTGTCGACGCCGTACCACATCCTCGACTATCCCCATGAGGCCACGATGCCGGCCTCACTGGTGGCGGCGTTCGCGGCGGCGCGCTACAGCGCGCCACCGCGGCGGGCCGCCGCCGTCCTGCTGGCGGTGGCCGCGGTGACCGTACCGGTCCTCGCCGACGAGGCGTCGGGGGCACCTGGCGATGCTCTCCTCGGCGTCGGCTGGCTGTTCATGGCCTTCTTTGCCGGGCTGGCGGTCCGCTTCCATGAAAACTGGAAGGCCGCCGTCACCGCGCGGGTCGAGCAGGAGCGGGCCGACGAGGTCGAGCGGCGGGTCGCCGAGGAGCGGGTCCTGATCGCTGCCGAGCTGCACGACGTCCTGGCGCACGGCCTCGCGGTCGCGAACGTCCAGGCGTCCGTCGCTGCGCACCTGATCGACCAGCTGCCGAGGCGCGGGGATGCGTCGCTGGAGGAGCTGTCCAGCACGCTGCACAACCTGTCGGACACGAGCCGGGCCACACTCCATGAGCTGCGCGCCGTTCTGGACGTGCTGCATGGTGGCGAGGCCGAGCCAACCGAGCCAGCGCCCCACCTCGGCGAGCTGCAGCGTCTGGTGGAGATGGCCGAGGCGGCTGATGTCCGGGTCGACGTGGAAGCTGACGGCCTCCCGGACGAGTTACCGTCAACGGTGTCCGTCGTGGCCTACCGGATCATCCAGGAGTCGCTCACCAATGTCATTCGACACTCGACGGCCAAGCACGCGACCGTCCGACTCGACCAGAACGGCCACCGGCTGCGGATCGCGGTCATCGATCACGGGCCCGCGCGAGCGAGCTCAACCGTGACACCGGCCGGCTTCGGGATCGCCGGGATGACAGGGCGAGCACAGGCCGTCGGCGGCGAACTGTCCGCCGGCCCGGACGAGTCCGGAGGATTCGAGGTACGGGCCAGCCTGCCGCTGCCGGAGATCTGGCGGGTGCCGTCGTGATCCGGGTGCTGCTCGCCGACGACCAGACCCTGGTGCGCGGCGCGTTCGCGCTGCTGGTCAACTCCGCTGACGACATGGAGGTCGTCGGGGAGGCCGGCACCGGCGACGAGGCGGTGACGCTGACCCGGGACCTGCGCCCCGACGTCGTCTTGATGGACATCAGGATGCCGAGCACCGACGGCATCGAGGCGACCCGGCAGATCTGCGCTGACGATGCGAGCAGCAAGGTGCTGATCCTGACCACGTTCGAGACAGACACCAACGTACTGCGCGGCCTTCGCGCGGGGGCGTGCGGATTCCTGCCCAAGGACACCCGTCCGGACGCCCTGCTGGACGCCATCCGCACCGTCGCGGCGGGGGAGGCGCTGCTGTCGCCCGGCGCGACCAGGGCGGTCATCACCCGTGCGCTGAGTCGCCCGGACGCCCCTCCGCCTGAGCGGCTGGCCAGCCTGACGGCGCGCGAACGCGAGGTGCTTCGGCTGGTCGCCGCGGGCCGAAGCAACCAGGAGATCGCGGACGACCTGGTCGTCAGCCCACTGACCGCCAAGACTCACGTGGCCCGCATTCTGGCGAAGTTGGGCGCTCGCGACCGGGTCCATCTCGTGATCGCGGCGTACGAGGCCGGGCTGCTCTAGGGCGTTGACTCGCCCGGGCGAGTCCGGAGACTTCACCCCCGGGCCAACGACGAGAAAGGGACGTCAGTCATATCCCTCCACTGCACCAGGCACCAAAGAACCCGCAGGTCGTCCTGACCTGCGGGCTCTGTGGTGCCGGGGTGGAGCTGAGGGGATTCGAACCCCTGACCTTCTCATTGCGAACGAGACGCGCTACCAACTGCGCCACAGCCCCAGCTTGTCGCGGTGGTGCCTTGCGACCGCGAAACTCTAACACGGTGACAGTCCGGAGCTGAAATCCGATTCGGGGTCCAGCGTGCTGGCGCGGGAACGGAACTGCCCGGCGCGGGAAGGCGGCGGGCAGGGGGCAGCGGCGGGGGACGATCAGTCGCCGACGGCGCGCTTGATCTCCGGCTCGACCGGGGTCTCGATCGGGTCGGGCACGATCGGCGCGGACTCCGGTTCGGGCTCGACGATGCGGGCGGAGGAGAAGACGTCGGGCCCGGACAGGTTGATCGTGCGCACGGTCCGGTCGGGGGCCTTCTCCTTGTGCACGTACGTCGGCAGCGTGACCGGCACCGGGTCCCACAGGCCTTCGGACGAGATCACCGGCTTGGGCGCGGCGACGACGGGCTCGGTCGCGACCGGCAGCTTCACCTCGATGGTCGGCTCGTCGTCCTGCGGCGGGGCCGTGGCCGGACCGCGGTCGTGCCGGGCGCGGGCCTTGGCGCGGCGCTGGGCGGCGCGGGCGGCGCGTTCGCGGGCCTGCCGGCGGAGCTGGATCCGGGTCAGCACGATGAACGCGACGATCAGGGCGGCCGGGATCGAGAGGCTCCACCACAGCAGGATGCCGAGACCCGACAGCGCCGTCATCGACAGCAGCGAAAGGGTCAGGATCGACAGCACCCGCCGGCGGCGCATCGCGGCCACCCGGCGGGCTCGGTTGGGGAGGTAGCGAGGCGGTGGCGGCTCCACCGACGGCGTCCCGGTCGCGGTGACGATCGCACCATGAGCGGAGGTCCCGGTCACCGTCGTCCCGGCCGGTGTCCGCACTCCCGTGCCCGGCGGCCGTACGACGTACCGGGGGCGCGTCCCGTCGGCCCGCGACAGCACCCGCGCCGCCGACGACGAGTACGCCTCCGCCGAGCGGCGCCTGCTCACCTCGTCGCCGCGCTTCAGCATCATCGGGACGAGGTAGGCAGCCCACGCGGCGACGATCGCCACGTAGATCAGTCCGGTCGTCCCCATGCGACGACGCTAAGACCCCGAACGGGTCAGGCGGGGTACGTGGCGCGGTGTGTCGCAAGAAGACTCGTGTGACTGGTGTGAACAACCACGGAGCGTGATCAGCCGAGCCGGGCCACCAGCCCGGGCCCGACCTCCTCGGCGTTCAGGGCGAAGATCCGGTGGTCGCGCCAGTCGCCGTCGATGTGCAGGAACCGCGGCCGCTCCCCCTCGTAGCGGAAGCCGAGCTTGTCCACCACCCGCAGGCTGGCCTGGTTCTCGGGCCGGATCGCGACCTCGATCCGGTGCAGCCCGAGCGTGAACCAGCAGTGGTCCGCGGCCATCGCGACGGCCGTCGGCACGATCCCGCGGCCGGCGTACTGCTCGTCGACCCAGTAGCCGAGGTTCGCCCAGCGGGCCGAGCCGTAGGTGATGCCGGACACGGTCAACTGGCCGACCAGTGGCCACTTGGCGCGTGCGCCGACGCCCGCCGCGCCGCCGTACGTGATCACGAACGGCAGCATCCGGCCGTACCGCGCCTGCCGGTTCCAGTCCCGTGCCATCGCCCGGAAGGTGCGGGCGCCGTCCTCCGCGCCGGGCGGCTGGGTGGCGTCCCACGGCCGCAGCCAGTTCACGTTGCGCCGCCGGGCCGCGCTCCACTCGGGTCCGTCACCGGCGCGCAGCGGCCGGAGCCCGACCTGTCCGTGCTGCAGTTCGACAGGCCAGTGGACGACTGCCATCAGTCGTCGTCCGTCCGGACGTGGTCACCGCCGGCGACCTGGTCGACGGCGTGGCGCAGCAGCGGTTCGAGCACGGCGAGCCCGTCCTTGACCCCGCCCCGGGAGCCGGGCAGATTCACGATCACGGTCCGGCCGGCGACTCCCGCGAGGCCGCGGGAGAGGGCGGCGGTCGGCACGCCCTGCGCGATGCCGAAGGCACGGATCGCCTCGCCGATGCCGGGGATCTGCTGGTCGAGCACCTCGGCGGTCCGCTCCGGCGTCTCGTCGGTCGGCGAGATACCGGTGCCGCCGGTCGTGATGACCACCTGGTACGCCGCGGCGACCGCGGCCAGCAGCGCCTGCCCGACCGGCGCACCGTCCGGCACGACCTGCGGCCCGTCGGTGTCGAAGCCCCACTCCGTCAGCCGCTCGGCGATGAGCGGCCCGGTGGTGTCGGAGTACACACCCGCTGCCGCGCGGTTCGAGACGCTGACGACGAGGGCTTTCACGGACGCTCCCAGTGGCCGGTCTTGCCGCCGTCCTTGGTCTCCACCCGGACGTCGGACAGCACCGCGGCCGGGTCGATCGCCTTCACCATGTCGATCAGCGCGAGGCCGGCGACGGACACCGCGGTGAGCGCCTCCATCTCGACGCCGGTCCGGTCGGTGGTCTTCACCACGGCCTCGATCAGCACCGCGTCGTCGACGACCTCCAGGTTGACCTTCACGCCGGTGATCGCGATCGGGTGGCACAGCGGCACCAGGTCCGGTGTCCGCTTGGCGCCCATGATGCCGGCGATCCGGGCGACCGCGAGCGCGTCCCCCTTCGGTACGCCGTCCCCGCGCAGCGCCTCGACCACCGCGGCCGACACGTAAACCTTGCCGGAGGCAACAGCCCGCCGGGCCGACTCGGTCTTCGCCGAGACGTCGACCATCCGGGCCGCGCCGGTGGCGTCCACATGGGTCAGCCCGCCGGGGCCCACGTCCTGCGTCATCCGGTCTCCTCGTCCAGCAGCCAGAGCTCGACCTGCTCACCGGCCCGGACCGCTGTGACGTCCTCGGGCACCACGATCAGGGCGTTCGAGCGGCTCAGCCCGCCGAGCAGGTGCGAGCCGTGGCCGCCGACTGTACTGGCCATCCACCCCTCGTCGCCGGAGGTGGCCGCGGCGCGCACGAACTGCCGCTTCCCGGCCGGTGACGAGAACCCGTCCAGCACGACCGCCTGCACCGGACGGCGCCGGTACGGCATCCGGCCCATCAGCTTGCGCAGCGCGGGCCGGACGAACACCTCGAACGAGACGTACGCCGAGACCGGGTTGCCGGGCAGGGTGAAGATCGGCACCGCGTCGTCGCCCATCACACCGAAGCCCTGCGGCTTGCCCGGCTGCATCGCGACCTCGGGGAAGTCGATGGTGCCGAGCTTGGTCAGCACCTCCTTGACCACGTCGTACACGCCCTTGCTGACGCCGCCGGAGGTGATCACCAGGTCGGCGCGGACCAGCTGGTCCGACAGCGTGTCCATGATCCGCTTCGGGTCGTCGTCGACGATGCCGACCCGGTAGACGACGGCGCCGGCCTGCCGAGCCGCGGCCGCGAGGGTGTAGCTGTTCGAGTCGTAGATCTGTCCCTCGGCCAGCCGGGTGCCGGGCTCGCGCAGCTCGGCTCCGGTCGACACCACGACCACCCGGGGCCGGGGACGCACCTTCACCCGGGCCCGCCCGACCGCCGCCAGTACGGCGAGCTGCCGCGGCCCCAGCACGGTGTCGCGGTCCAGCACCTGGTCCCCGGCGCGCAGGTCCTCACCGGCCCGGCGTACGGAGGCGCCGAGCGCGGGCTGCCGCGCGATCCGGACTTGCGCCGCGCCGCCGTCGGTCCACTCCACCGGTACGACGCTGTCGGCGCCGCGCGGCATCGGGGCGCCGGTCATGATCCGGACACAGGTCCCGGGCGTGACGACGATCGGCTCGCTCCGGCCGGCGGCGATCTCGCCGACCACCGGCAGCGTCACCGGCTCGTCCTGCGAGGCTCCGGCCAGGTCGGTCGCCTGCACGGCGTACCCGTCCATCGCGGAGTTGTCGAAGCCCGGCAGGCTGACGCCCGACACGATGTCCTCGCAGAGCACCAGCCCGAGCGCCTCCATCAACGGCTGCTCGAACGGCGGCAGGGCCTGCACCCTGCCGAGAATCTCTTCGAGGTGCTCGTCAACGCTGCGTCTCACGCAGACGACTCTAGTCGTTCGGGGTGATTGCCCCAGACCATCCTGATATCTGGCGCTTTCTCCTCGTTGGCACGGCCGTCGGTACGGCGTACCTCGGTGAATCCGTGCCGGCGGTAGAACGCCTGGGCCCGGGTGTTGGTCTGGAAGGTCCAGAGCGCGAGCCCGCCCGGCCGCAGGTCCTTGGCCAGATCCACCAGGGTGGAGCCGATGCCCTGGCCGGCCGCGGCAGGGTCGACGTACAGCTGGTCCAGGTCGTCGCCGTCCAGCGTCAGCACGGCCACGATCCGGCCGTCGTCGAGCGCGACCCAGGTCTGCCCGTCCGGCAGCAGCACGCCGGCGAACCACTTCGCCACCTCGGCCTCGGTGTGGATCGCCGCCGGCAGTTGCCCCGCGTCGGCGTGCCGGGCCTTCCACCAGACCGCGGCCGCCTCGTCGGTGTCCCACGGCTCCAGCGGCCGGATCAGCAGGTCGTCCATCCCACTCCCCCCGTCACACCCGGTGAGCGGTCAGCCGCGCAGCTCGGTGCCGTCGGCGATCTGCAGCCGCTCGCCCTCGGGCGCGGTCACCTCGACCTCGCCGACCACCACCACGTCCTTGCCGAAGGCAACGTCGCCGCGCACCTCCAGCCGGTCGGCGCGGACCAGCGACGGCGGCCCGGCCGGGAACCGCGCCTCGAAGTCGGCCAGGATCTTGAAGTGGTCGGGGTCCAGGTCGACGTACGGCTCGTCGCCCTCGTGCGTGGTGGTCAGGTCGCCGGCCTCGTCCAGGTCGTAGACGTCCGAGCGCAGCACCAGCAGGTCGTTGGTCGTCTTCACCGGCTTGAACCGGCTGCGGTCCACCAGGACAGCCTGCGATCCCTCGAAGGTCTCGATCGCGGTGCCCATGCCGGTCTCCAGCTGGATCACCTTCGGCGAGTCCGGGTCGGCCGGGTCGACGGTCTTGTGGTTGACGATGATCGGCAGGCCGAGCACGCCGTCGTGGCCGGCCATCAGGTCGGCCAGCCGGTCCAGATCGATCCACAGGTTGTTGGTGTTGAACGTCTTGTGCCGGGTGATGTCCTGGAACGACGCAGTGTCGTCGGCGTGCACCTGGGCGCTGTCGCGCAGGATCAGCCGGCCGTCGGACGTGCGCACCGCGACGTGCCCGCCCTTGCGGTCCGAGCGGGTCCGGCGGCACACCTCCATCCCGAACGGCACGTCGTGCTCGGCCATCCAGGCCGCGATCCGGCCGTCCGGCGTGGCGCCGAGGTTGTCGGCGTTCGAGATGAAGGCGTGCCGGAAGCCGTGCTCGCGCAGCGCGTCCAGCGTGCCGGAGGCGACCAGCGCGGTGAACAGGTCGCCGTGACCCGGCGGGCACCAGGCCAGCTCGGGGTCGTCGGGCCACTCCACCGGGGTGAGGTCCTCGGCGAGCAGCTTGGGCTCCATGTTCTGCTGGAAGTCCAGCGGCAGCCCGTCGACCGGCAGGTCGGCGTACTGGTTGAGCACCGCCAGGGACTCGTCCCGGGTCCGGAAGGAGTTCATCAGCACCAGCGGCAGCGGTACGTCGTACGTCTTGCGGGTGCTGAGGATCTGCCGGGCGATGATGTCGAGGAAGCTCAGCCCGTCCTTCACCGGCAGCGCGGACTTCGGGCCGGTGACGCCCATCGACGTGCCGAGGCCGCCGTTCAGCTTGATCACCACGGTCTCCGCGAGCGCGGCCCGCATCGACTCGGTGTCGGTGTCCAGGCGGTCCAGCTGCGGCAGCTCACCGACCGGCTCGATCTCGCTCTCGCGGATCGTGCCCTGCTGTCCCGCCTCGAGCAACCGGTAGTAGTGCGAGAAGACCCTGATCGCGACCTCGGCCGCGCCGGCCGCCCGCATCTTGTCCTGTGCCTGCTGAAGACCCGCCTCACTCATGACCCAACCCTAGGGGAAGAGGTGCGACGGCCCAGTGGCCAGTGTCACGTTCATACAATCCGGGAGTGTTCACCGCCAAGGCTGCCGTGCGGCAGTCACTCCTGGACGCCCGCCGCTCGCTGCCGCCCGGCAAGGGCTTGCTCGACTCCGCCCTGGCGACCGGGGAGGTCCAGCGAGCGCGGCGCATCGCGCTGTACGTGTCGAGGGGCCGGGAGCCGCAGACCGGCTCGCTGATCGACTGGCTGCTGGCCCGCGACCGTGACGTGCTGCTGCCGATCCTGTACGCCGACAACGACCTCGGCTGGGGGCTGGCTCCCGGGGCTGCCGACCTGGTTCCCGGCCGGCTGGGCCTGTCCGAGCCTCGGGTCGATCTGGGCTCCGACGCGATCGCGACGGTGGACCTGGTGATCTGTCCCGCGCTCGCCGTGGACCGGACCGGCGTCCGGCTGGGACGGGGTGGTGGCTCGTACGACCGTGCGCTCGGCCGGGTCGCGCCCGGCGTACCGGTCTGGGCGGCGGTCTACGACACGGAGATCCTGGACCACCTGCCGAGCGACCCGCACGACCAACCGGTACACGCTGCGCTCACGCCGACCGGGCTCGTCCGGCTGACCTGAGCCGGTTCGGGCTGCCAGGATGTCCCGATGATTTCCCGAGCAGACCGATCCAGCCGAGCAGTGGAGGCTGCGGCGGCGGCCGCGCGTGAGCTGGGCCTGTCGGTCACCGAGCCGACTGTGCTGTACGACGTGTTCTCGGTCGTGGTGCACCTCAAACCGTCGCCAGTGGTGGCGCGCGTCCCCGTCGTACTGCCGGACGCGCTGCTCGACCTGGAGGTGGCCGGTCGGCGGCAGCAGCGCGAGTTGGACGTGGCGCAGTGGTTGTCCGAGCTGGACAAGCCGGTGGCCCGGCCGAGCCCGCTGGTCCCTCGGGAGCCGGTCCAGCGCGACGGCTTGTCGTTCACGTTCTGGGAGCTGGTCGAGCAGGACACGTCCACCGAGCCGGACTACAGCCAGGGCACGGCCCGAGCTGCCGAGCTGCACGCAGTACTGGCTGACTACCCGGCTGAGCTGCCGTGGTTCGCGCCGGTGACGTCTGTGGTGCCGCAGGGACTCGAGCAGCTGAAGAACGACACGCCGATGCTGACTCCGGACGACGTGGGCCGGGTCCGGTCGGAGTGGGACGCCGTAGCGCCGCTGCTGATGACCCGGGAGGGCTGGGAGCAGGCGTTCCCTGGGTCGGTGGTCCAGCCGATCCACGGCGACGCGCCGTCGTACAACATCATCGCGACCCCCGACGGCGTGCTGTGGTCGGACTTCGAGGACGTCAACCTCGGCCCGATCGAGTGGGACCTGGCCGGCTTCGGTCCGGAGCACGCGCGGATCTACAACGAGGCCGCGGCCGCGCTGGGCCGGCCGGTCCTGGACGAGCGGGCCCAGGTCGCGATGGACCTCGCCCGGGCCTTCCAGCTGATCGTCTGCCTGCCGCTGGTCCCGCAACTGCCGGAGTTGGCCGACGGGCTGAAGCCGTTCGTGGAGAACTGGCGCACCATGCCCTTCGCGGGCGGCCTGGTCTGACCGGACCGGGGGTCTCACCGACCGGCGGTGAGACCCTGGCCGATCACTCCGCAGGCTTGGTGAACGTCAGGGTGTGCTCACGCCTCGCCTCGACCGCACCCTTGGTGAAGGCCCACGGCAACGTCTCGCCCTTGACCCAGAGCTCCGTCTGGTCGGTGTAGTTGCCGCTGAAGGCGTGGCCGGAGACACCGGTCAGGTTGATCCAGCGGGACTTGTCGAAGTCGGACAGGTCGACCACCATCCGCATCGACGGCGTCGCGGTCACCGCGTAGCCCTTGGCCGCGTTCCAGCCGGTGGCGTTCACCACCGAGGAGCCGCCGCCCAGCTCGTACGGACCGCGGTTGAACAGCCGGTCCACCACGTCGACGTCACCGAGCGTCTGATGGGTCAGGGTCAGCTTGTGCAGCCGGCCCCACTGCCAGTTGGCGGGGTCGCGGGCCATCTTGGTGGTGATCTCCGCCCGGGCGTCGACCAGCGCCTCGCGCAGGATGTCGTCGCGGCTCTCCCGCTGCGGGGTGCGCAGGTTGTCCCACCAGACGCTGTTCGGCTGGGCGACC from Kribbella flavida DSM 17836 harbors:
- a CDS encoding sensor histidine kinase, which codes for MMALRPSVADRLLAAGAFVLGVVVAITLQAVDFDGERNVDLWAIALLGAMSAPLLARRRRPIIVVLAVLAVSTPYHILDYPHEATMPASLVAAFAAARYSAPPRRAAAVLLAVAAVTVPVLADEASGAPGDALLGVGWLFMAFFAGLAVRFHENWKAAVTARVEQERADEVERRVAEERVLIAAELHDVLAHGLAVANVQASVAAHLIDQLPRRGDASLEELSSTLHNLSDTSRATLHELRAVLDVLHGGEAEPTEPAPHLGELQRLVEMAEAADVRVDVEADGLPDELPSTVSVVAYRIIQESLTNVIRHSTAKHATVRLDQNGHRLRIAVIDHGPARASSTVTPAGFGIAGMTGRAQAVGGELSAGPDESGGFEVRASLPLPEIWRVPS
- a CDS encoding MogA/MoaB family molybdenum cofactor biosynthesis protein; amino-acid sequence: MKALVVSVSNRAAAGVYSDTTGPLIAERLTEWGFDTDGPQVVPDGAPVGQALLAAVAAAYQVVITTGGTGISPTDETPERTAEVLDQQIPGIGEAIRAFGIAQGVPTAALSRGLAGVAGRTVIVNLPGSRGGVKDGLAVLEPLLRHAVDQVAGGDHVRTDDD
- a CDS encoding response regulator, with the translated sequence MIRVLLADDQTLVRGAFALLVNSADDMEVVGEAGTGDEAVTLTRDLRPDVVLMDIRMPSTDGIEATRQICADDASSKVLILTTFETDTNVLRGLRAGACGFLPKDTRPDALLDAIRTVAAGEALLSPGATRAVITRALSRPDAPPPERLASLTAREREVLRLVAAGRSNQEIADDLVVSPLTAKTHVARILAKLGARDRVHLVIAAYEAGLL
- a CDS encoding GNAT family N-acetyltransferase; this translates as MAVVHWPVELQHGQVGLRPLRAGDGPEWSAARRRNVNWLRPWDATQPPGAEDGARTFRAMARDWNRQARYGRMLPFVITYGGAAGVGARAKWPLVGQLTVSGITYGSARWANLGYWVDEQYAGRGIVPTAVAMAADHCWFTLGLHRIEVAIRPENQASLRVVDKLGFRYEGERPRFLHIDGDWRDHRIFALNAEEVGPGLVARLG
- a CDS encoding MMPL family transporter: MTSQLRAPDHSGADTRPKGSRTKTVVPWLMLAVWIGLVVGGFSLAGKLDSVTRDGQADYLPASAQSTKVLLAEAELPGGENGLLVVLYERPGGLRPGDREAVVRGHTELAQRFGNDTAAPPEIINSADGTALMYALPLNREAVNEEARATADARDLLADRPNGLNAYVTGPTALGADMDEVFDAVDATLMLATAVVVAVLLILTYRSPLLWLVPLTAVGVAAIMSMGVVYALTQIFDFTVTSMSSALLIVLVFGAGTDYALLLVSRYREELHNHERPIDAMLAALRGAGPAILASAATVVAGLLCLLAADLNSTSGLGPVGAAGIGSTLLVMLTLFPALLVVLGRRVFWPFVPRLGVEAHAAGSRWARLGELVARRRVVSWAVPLVILGALALGTVGASGSLPQLDQFARSTPESVAGAKLIEARYPDQSGQPLTVMSRPNQSRAVLAAVKSTPGVAEAEIGRTSDDWVEISVIPADSPESAGETAMIKRLRQHVHEVAGEAVLVGGPSAERLDEAETNKSDRNLVMPLILLVVLAILGILLRAIVAPLVLVATVVVSFFGALGLCNLLFEQVLGFAGLEPSVPLIGFLFLVALGVDYNIFLMTRVREEAARHGTVEGTKLGLAVTGGVITSAGVVLAATFAVLATLPLVMLVEIGILVAVGVLIDTLLVRSIVVPALTMSLGSRIWWPSKLWRTG
- the moaC gene encoding cyclic pyranopterin monophosphate synthase MoaC, with the translated sequence MTQDVGPGGLTHVDATGAARMVDVSAKTESARRAVASGKVYVSAAVVEALRGDGVPKGDALAVARIAGIMGAKRTPDLVPLCHPIAITGVKVNLEVVDDAVLIEAVVKTTDRTGVEMEALTAVSVAGLALIDMVKAIDPAAVLSDVRVETKDGGKTGHWERP